In Populus nigra chromosome 1, ddPopNigr1.1, whole genome shotgun sequence, one genomic interval encodes:
- the LOC133681059 gene encoding uncharacterized protein LOC133681059, with amino-acid sequence MPAFSKLYLFAYNSLQAFGWAVSLLAILINFFSTHSLNGAYASAGDLICLLQTVSFLEVIHGALGVVPSGVLFPFMQWGGRTHFVLAIVRQIIEVQELPSVFITFVAWSMAEVIRYSHYALNCVGSCPSWITYLRYTAFIVLYPIGLAPGEMWTMYQALPFVKKKNLYADFFAAFPFSYYDFLRVVLLCYPFLWLNLYRYLLKQRRSKLGRHQETKKKK; translated from the exons ATGCCTGCATTTTCGAAGCTCTATCTCTTCGCTTACAATTCCCTCCAGGCCTTTGGATG GGCAGTTTCTCTCCTTGCAATTCTGATTAACTTCTTTTCCACTCACTCACTCAATGGAGCCTATGCTTCTGCTGGAGACCTAATCT GTTTGTTGCAGACTGTTTCTTTCTTGGAAGTGATTCATGGAGCATTGG GCGTTGTCCCAAGTGGGGTGTTGTTCCCTTTTATGCAGTGGGGAGGAAGAACCCATTTCGTGCTGGCCATTGTTCGTCAAATCATTGAG GTCCAGGAATTACCATCAGTTTTTATAACTTTTGTTGCTTGGAGTATGGCCGAG GTAATTAGGTACTCACATTATGCTTTGAACTGCGTCGGAAGTTGCCCATCTTGGATAACATACCTCAG GTATACCGCGTTCATTGTGCTGTATCCTATAGGACTTGCTCCTGGTGAAA TGTGGACCATGTACCAAGCTCTTCCgtttgtaaagaagaagaatCTCTATGCAGATTTCTTTGCTGCTTTCCCTTTCAGCTATTATGATTTTCTCAGG GTTGTGCTTCTCTGCTATCCTTTCCTCTGGTTAAATCTTTACCGGTATTTGTTAAAGCAACGACGGTCAAAATTGGGTAGGCATCAagagacaaagaagaagaagtga